A window of the Parabacteroides merdae ATCC 43184 genome harbors these coding sequences:
- a CDS encoding O-antigen ligase family protein: protein MEFTTKKSRFIFSLPDALLLLLFGIVLVSYDKDENLQPERFLFIAQLVALWFMLRGALQAHQELRPFFITIIIFTGIVPAIWGISHTINPAPITHPVFRLLETSLKPEPFYGYIAVIFPVCLNTLLRFKNCDKIALWKSRTFLFYFSILGSTLIITTLIFKTDQPVWLAALLSGIWVCWMRLIGWKQTKKAIQKHIQLFAISSIILFVAITAVILVGNIQKAQAGDRRLLIWNITTQAIMEHPVTGIGIGGFPATYAKEQSAYFETDTASSKEKQTATCPQYAYNEYLQIGLELGITGLLFFIFWLAFSLYYGIRHRQIGASGGILALGIFALYSYPLQLPTYWVLLLFLTTICVTNPKHNKQRAQRSIPYISAIAAILTCILFYGQKDTYYTYREWKTLQELYHNQEYEQAASRYAGLFVQLYHRTDFLYEGAECFYKTGQHDIAIKWLDRALKLSAAPELYYAIAKNEKAIKQYQKAESYLLEISRILPEQGYTYFLLAKLYTNPSFLHPDKFHKAAKRFLAFQPSTQNNITKEMKEEILQIIRNWNFGK from the coding sequence ATGGAATTCACAACAAAGAAAAGCCGTTTTATCTTTTCATTACCGGATGCCTTATTATTACTTCTGTTCGGTATCGTATTGGTTTCTTACGACAAAGACGAGAATCTTCAGCCGGAACGTTTCCTTTTCATCGCTCAGCTGGTTGCTCTCTGGTTTATGCTCAGAGGTGCTTTACAGGCGCATCAGGAATTACGACCGTTTTTCATTACGATCATCATATTTACCGGAATCGTTCCGGCCATCTGGGGGATCAGCCATACCATCAATCCTGCTCCCATCACCCATCCTGTCTTCAGGCTGCTTGAAACATCGCTGAAACCAGAGCCTTTCTATGGCTATATCGCAGTCATTTTTCCAGTCTGTCTGAACACATTACTCCGTTTTAAGAATTGCGACAAGATCGCTTTGTGGAAATCCCGTACTTTCCTGTTCTATTTCTCCATTCTCGGATCTACTTTGATTATCACCACCTTAATATTCAAAACAGACCAACCCGTATGGCTTGCAGCCCTCCTTTCCGGAATCTGGGTTTGCTGGATGAGGCTGATCGGATGGAAACAGACGAAAAAAGCCATACAGAAACACATCCAGCTGTTTGCTATCTCTTCGATTATCCTGTTTGTTGCGATCACGGCAGTCATTTTGGTCGGGAATATCCAAAAAGCCCAGGCCGGAGATCGCCGGCTTTTGATCTGGAATATCACGACCCAGGCTATCATGGAACATCCGGTAACCGGCATAGGTATAGGCGGCTTTCCAGCCACATACGCAAAGGAACAATCTGCCTATTTCGAAACCGATACCGCTTCTTCCAAAGAAAAACAAACCGCAACCTGTCCCCAGTATGCATACAACGAATATCTGCAAATAGGACTTGAGTTAGGTATTACGGGGTTGCTGTTCTTCATCTTCTGGCTCGCATTTTCCCTTTATTATGGGATCAGACACAGACAGATTGGAGCATCCGGCGGAATTCTGGCACTCGGAATCTTCGCCCTTTATTCCTATCCGCTCCAACTCCCGACCTACTGGGTTCTGCTCTTATTCCTGACCACTATATGTGTGACCAATCCGAAGCATAACAAGCAGCGAGCACAAAGGAGTATCCCGTATATCAGTGCCATCGCCGCCATTCTTACCTGCATTCTTTTCTACGGACAGAAAGATACCTACTATACCTATAGGGAATGGAAGACGCTTCAGGAATTATATCATAATCAGGAGTACGAACAAGCAGCCAGCCGGTATGCCGGTCTGTTTGTCCAGTTATACCACCGGACAGATTTTCTATATGAGGGAGCAGAATGTTTCTATAAGACCGGACAGCACGATATTGCCATCAAATGGTTGGACAGGGCATTAAAACTAAGTGCAGCCCCCGAACTATACTATGCAATTGCAAAAAACGAAAAGGCGATCAAGCAATACCAGAAAGCGGAAAGTTACCTGCTGGAAATCAGCCGGATTTTACCGGAACAGGGATATACCTACTTCCTACTCGCCAAATTGTATACAAACCCCTCTTTTTTACATCCGGACAAATTCCATAAAGCAGCCAAGAGGTTTCTCGCCTTCCAGCCCAGTACACAAAACAACATAACGAAGGAAATGAAAGAGGAAATACTGCAAATCATCAGGAACTGGAATTTCGGCAAATAA